The sequence CACATCCTTTCTTTTGGTGTCGCAACTTAATTGTAACGGATTTTTTTATTTGTCTCAATTTTTTTTTGCAAAAAATAAAGGCATTAGTATTTTTACAAATACCAACACCAAATATTATAGACCCTTTTTATATTAGAAAAATAAAAATGGAGGTAACAGTTTTATGGAGAGTTATGGTTTTTTATCAATAATACCAATTATTGTGGCAGTTGCAATGGCAATAAAAACTAAGAATGTAATAGTTTCTTTGTTTTCAAGTGTTTTTTTAGGAGTTTTAATGTTAAATAGTTACAACCCTTTGCTATCAACTAAAATATTAATTAAGGGATTTTTTGTTCCCCAACTAACAGATAGTTATAATGCAGGGGTAATTGTTTTAATGGTATTCATAGGTGGATTTATTGAACTTATGATGGCATCAGGTGGGGCATATGCCTTTGCTCAAGCAGTTGGGCATTATATAGATTCAAAGAAAAAGGTTCAAATGGCAGCATATTTTACAGGGATAATGATATTCTTTTCAGATTTAGGGACTCCCCTTATTGTTGGACCAATATTTGCACCATTTTTTAGAAAATTAAAGGTTTCAAAAGAAAAGTTAGCCTATATATTAGATTCCACTGCTTCTCCAGTTGCAGTTCTAGTTCCATTTATTGGTTGGGGAGTTTTCGTTATTGGATTATTACAAAAAGAATTTAAAAATTTAGGATTAGAGTTATCTGATTACCAAAGTTTTATTAAGGCAATACCATATAATGCTTATCCAATTTTAGCTATAACTATGATTCCTATGATAACTTTACTTGGTTTTGATTTTGGACTTATGAAAAAATTTGATCATGAGTCATCTGAAAAATATTTAGCTGAGGAAAATGAAGAGGGAGCAAAATCAAAATATTATGTGGAAAATGCAAAGCCAATATTTGTATGGTTACCTATTTTAGTTTTATTATTCACACTATTTGGAATGTTAGGAATAAAATTTTTAACAACTAAAGTTTCAGGAAGCGAATTTAGAGCAGCTTTAAGTAGTGGATATTTATATGCAGCAGTTGTATTAATGATGCTAATGTTAATTAATAAAACTAAAAAATTTAAAGAAATATTTAAGATTTATTTAAATGGTATGTGTAAAATGACAGAAATTGCAATAATTTTAATTTTAGCTTGGACTTTAGGAACAATTAATAAACATTTAGGATCAGCAGATTATATTGTTGGGTTCATAAAGGATATAAATTTAAATGCAGGTTATATTCCAATTATAACATTTATTTTAGGATGTATAGTTTCCTTTGCCACAGGAAGTTCATGGGGTACGTTTAGTATACTTATACCAATAGTTGTTCCAATGGCAGTTGCAACAGGGGCACCTCTTTATGCTACAATTGGAGCAGTTTTATCAGGGGGATTATTTGGAGATCATGTTTCACCTATATCTGATACAACAATACTAGCTTCTGCTGGAGCAGGTTGTGAACATATAGATCATGTTAAAACACAGATGAATTATGCCATTGTAAATGCTATAATAGCTATAGTGTTCTTTGGAATAAATGGATTTGTTCCTATAAGCTCTTCAATATTAATAGCAATAGGTGTACAATTTATAGTAATTCTTTTAATAAAAATTAAAACTAAAGATTAGGGGGTATTATGCAATATTTTTCAGGTAGATTTAAGGAAAAAGCAGATGATTTAATTTTAGATTTTCACTCATCAATAAAATTTGATAAGAGACTATATAGATATGATATTATGGGGAGCATAGCTCATGTTAGAGGCCTAGGAAAGCAAAATATTATAAAAATGGATGAATCTAAAAAAATCGAGGAAACATTGAGAGAGATTTTAGAGGAAATGGATCAAGGAAAGATTGAATTTTCAATAGAGTATGAAGATATTCATATGAATGTGGAAAAAATCCTTATAGACAAAATAGGGGATTTAGGAAAAAAACTTCATACTGGAAGAAGTAGAAATGATCAAGTTGCTCTTGATATGAAACTTTTTGCAAAGGATGAAGTGAAAAAAATACAGTCTTATACTGTGGAACTAATTGAAATACTAATGGACTTTGCAAAAAATAATAAACATACTTACATGCCAGGATTCACTCATCTTCAAAAGGCTCAACCAATTAGTTTTTCTCACTATGTGTTAGCCTATGTGGAAATGTTTAGAAGGGATTATGAAAGATTGGAAAATTCTTTTAAATTAATGAATACATCTCCCCTTGGATCTGCAGCTTTAGCAGGGACAACTTATCCTCTAGATAGAAATTATACTAGTGAAATATTAGGCTTTTCCAATCCAACTTGGAATAGTATGGATGGAGTTAGTGATAGGGATTATTTACTTGAAATAATGAGTGATTTATCAATAATTATGGTTCACTTATCAAGATTTTCTGAGGAAATAATAACTTACTGTTCAAATGACTATGGATATATAGAATTAAGTGATGCTTTTTCAACAGGTAGTAGTATTATGCCACAGAAAAAAAATCCAGATGCAGCAGAATTAATTAGAGGGAAAAGTGGAAGAGTTATAGGAGATATGACAGGATTTTTTACTACAATGAAGGGATTACCCCTAGCATACAATAAAGATATGCAAGAGGATAAAGAAGCTTTTTTCGATGTTGTTGACTCTGTTAAAGGATGTTTTACAGTTTTTAATGGAATGGTAAAAACAATGACTGTAAACAAGGACAAGATGTATAATGCTTGTAAACATGGGTATATAAATGCAACAGATGTTGCAGATTACTTAACAGAAAAGGAAATGAGTTTTAGAGATGCATATAAATTAACAGGGGCGATGGTTTCATACGGTATAGATAATAAAAAGGCCCTTGATGATTTCTCAATGGAAGAATTTCATAAATTTTCAAAATTATTTCAAAAGGATATATATGAAAAAATATCAATAAAATACTGTGTTGAAAAAAGAACTACACTTGGAGGCCCTGGATCTGAAAGTGTAACAAAACATATGGAAAATGTTGAAGAATTTTTAAGCCAAGCAATTAAAAGTTTAAAGGGATATAAATTAAATAGCATTCTATAAAAAAGGAGTCCTAGGACTCCTTTTTTACTGTTATGTGTAAAATATTTTTAGTTATAAATTTTTTCATATGAATGTATGAAAATTTAAAAACCTTCCAATTAAATTCATCAAATATTTTTTTTATAAAAGTTCTGTCTATAATAGCCTTCACTAGGAAGAATAAAATTATAAAATAAAAATTAAAGGATTTAGATTGAATATGGCTGCTTAAATTTTTTAAAAGGTTAGAAGCTAGAAAAACAATGGCTACAGAAATTACCAATTCAAAAATATTTAGTAATAAAGATATTTTGTCAAAAAATCCACAAATATACTTTCCAACTTTAAGTTCCAAAAGGATTTTTTTCTCTGAACAAAGGCCGTCTTCCTTAAGCTCTTCTATAATGTTCTCTAATTCCTCTTGTGAATGCTCTAATATCCATTTCTGGCGATATTTATACCTATTAGCATACATTGTATCAAAATGTTTGAAGTGCGAGTTTATTTTGTCAATCATATAGCCCTCCCAAATGATAAAGATAAGATTATATAGATAGTATAGCACCAAAAAGGATTTTTGTGGAGATATTAGGAAAGAGTTAAAAACATATTTAATATGAATTTGGAGCTTTCCCCGTAAAGATGAAAGTGCTATACCAGGAAATGGTAACAAAAATAAGATATATGTATAAAATTTTGGTCTTTTTCCAATGAAAATTTAAGGGATAATTGTAGTTCATATAATATATACTTTATCAATAAAAAAATTATTAGATGAATCTATAAATAAAAAAATAATATAATAGAAAGCCTGTGAATAAGATAGAAATTATCTATAATTTTATTTCATTTTTATTGATTTTAATTTATTTAATATGTATTATTATAAAATTTAAAAAAATTTATGATAATATAAGTTAAGTAAGGACAAAACTTTATAGTTGAATATTAAGATCTAATTTCAAGGGGAAACTCATATTCCTGAGAAAATAAAATTATTTTATAAATACTTTATATAATTATTAATATTTCCTTGCAAATTAAATCATAATACTGTAAGATAATATAAATTATTCTGAAATATAATTTGTAGGGAAATATTAGACTTAAGTTTTAGGAAATAAGTTTAAAAATAAATTTCCAAAAAAGTATAAAAGTCCCAAAACCGTAAAAATAAAACAGTTCTAAAACAGGAAAAAGCAATGAATTATATATTAAAATAAAACAATTTAAAATTTTTTGAAAAAATCCTTTACAAATTAAAAAAAATAAGGTATAAACAATTTAGCGGCAAACCTTGAGAAAGTTTGCTGACAAATAAAAATCATTCGAGGAGGAATTTTATTATGAAAAAATTAACACTTTTATTAGCAGCAGTAACAATCGCATCAGCAGCATACGCAAAAGAAGTTATGCCAGTAGCAGAAGTTGCAGCAGCACCAATGCTTACAGTAACTTCAGTAGGTCAATTTATAGAAATAGATAATGATTCAGGAGCTTCTAATGGAGACGTTGGAGTTGTAATGCTAGGAAACTCAGTTAACTTTGCTTATGGAGATGACTGGTCATTTGGGTTAATGGCAAGAAAAGATTGGGAAACTGATACAGATGATGGGATGCAATCTGATGGGCATAGATTAGAATTATCTGCTTGGAAAGATATGGGAGACTACTCTCTAGGATTCAAATGGAGAGGAGAAGAAAATAAGGATAGATACTTACTAAGAACAAAATATTCTTATGATATGTTCTCAGGATGGATTGACGCAGGTTATGAAGCATACAATGAAAATGGTCAAAATGGTGTTGCAGATCAATGGTATTTCGAAATGATGCCAGTTAAAGTAGCTTATGGGCCAGTTACAGTAGGTTATTATTTAGAAGCAGGAATTACTGCTGGATCTACTTCAAATGGAGATTTAGAGTCTTGGACTAATCACCAAATAAGATTATACGCTCCTTTATATACTGCTGACAAATTAGCTTTATCAGCTGAATATAGATATCAATTTAGAAACAACAAAGAATACGATGGAACAGCAAAAAATGATGATGGAACTACAGGTTGGCAAGAAAATAATAGACATATAGGTATATTAAAAGCAGCATATGCTATGACTGATGATTTAACAATAGATGGATATTATAGATATGACTTTAATAAATATGATGGTCATGATGGTGCAACATCTGATGCTGATGATGATTATTATGGAGAATTCTGTATAGGATGGACTTACAAATTCTAATTTGAATTAAAATAATAAAACCTGAATATAGAATAGAAAAAGGGAGGACCTAGGTTCTCTCTTTTTCACGTTTTGTAAAAAATTTATATATATACAATTGGTATTCTTGATTTTTTTATAAAAAAAGTTTAAAATATAAGGGTAAATAAAATTTAAATGTGTTGATAAGGAGGGTAGTATGAATCATAGTTTTAATGTGGAAGTGGCAGAAAAATATGGAATAGAAGCAGCTTTACTTATAGAAAATATTGCCTTTTGGATAAAACATAATAGGGATGAGAACAAAAATTTTGTGCAAGGGAGATACTGGGTATATAACAGCCTTAAATCCTTTAGCCAATTATTTCCATATATTAATCTAAAGAAAATTCAAAGAACATTAATGAAGTTGGAAAAATTAAATATTATTAAATCTGGAAATTTTAATAGATCAACTTGTGACAGAACAAAATGGTATACTATTATTGATGAAAGAATAAATGAAATTTATGCTTTAACTGTTGAAAGCTATAAAGAGATTAAATACCCTAAGACAAAATGTCCAATGGATGAAGCAAAATTGTCCAATGGAAGGGGACAAAATGTCCAATGGAATAGCCCAAATTGTCCAATGCATTTGGACAAAATGTCCAATGGAACACCCCATTTTGTCCAACCAATACCTGTTATAATATCTATTATAAAAACTATTATAAGAACTACTATAAAAACCACTACTGTACAAAAAAGTAAATTATATAGACCACTAAAATTTAGTGGTGGTTTTTTCAGTGGGAAAGTGGGCCCAAAAATAATTATAAAAAAACTTATTAATTTTTTACAGGATAACTACGCCCTAAATCTAAGTGATACAATAAAAATACTTCATAGGAGAAAAATATTTTTAAAATATAATTTTTCTTGACTTTAACATTAGAAGTTGATATTATTATGTCAATAAAAAACAGAGGAGAAGATATATGGGATTACTACTAGTGGTGATATTTATAATAATAAGCATACTGATACAAAATATAGTCGTGCTGTCTAATATTATAAATAGAATTCTAAGTAGTTTTGAAAATATATTTAATCTTTTATATAAAAATTTATACAGGGAAAGTGTATAGTCATATACTTTTTAATAAATTATAATTGAAAAATATTTTGTGAGGCAGTCTTAGAAATCTAGGACTGTCTTTTGTATTATTAGGGGGAAATTTATGGAAAGATCTAACTACACTAAAAAAATATTAGAAAAATATAAAAACAATTTTGACTTACAAGAAAATTTTAAAATAGGAGAAACACTTTTTTCAAACTATGGGTATTTTACATCAAAATCTGAAAAATATGTTTTTCTAAAGGATATTAATCTTTGGGAAGTTAATAATTCAGAGCATGTTTTTTTTATAAATACAGATAATTTATCTAGGGAAAAAATAAAAATTAATAGGGATGTTATAAAAAAGATAATAGAGCCTAAATTAGTTAGAAGAGGGGAAAAATATCCTCCTAAAAATCATATGTACACTTATATTACTTTTGTTTTTATAAGTTCTAGGGAAATTCCTAGGGAAACAGTTAAAGAAATACAAAAATTTAAAGAGGAAAAAAACTATTTATTTTCATTTAGAGGCTATATGTGTACAAGGGTTGTGGCAGTTGACTTAAAAAATAAGAAAGTTTATACAAATGGAGCTGGGAAAGAATTGAAAAATATTTATATAAAAAACTTTAATTAACAATTTTAAATATTAAAATATTAAGGGGGAAATTTATGAATGGTATTACAATGTTAGGTGGAGCTATTGTTATTTTTTTAATAGCCTATGTTACTTATGGTTCTTGGTTGGGGAAAAAATTGGGAATTGATCCTAAAAATCCTACTCCAGCTCATGTTAAAAATGGACAAGGGGACTTTGTTCCTACAAAATCTCCAATTTTATTAGGACATCATTTTGCATCAATTGCAGGGGCAGGACCTATTGTTGGACCAATTCAAGCTGCAGTTTTTGGTTGGGTTCCAGTATTTTTATGGATTGTACTTGGGGGAATATTTTTTGGAGGAGTTCAAGATTATTCTTCAATAGTTATTTCTGTAAAGCATGAGGGAAAATCCTTAGGAGAAATAATTGAGCATTACCTAGGGCATAAATGTAAAATGTTATTTAGTATTTTTGTTTGGTTAGTATTGTTATTGGTTATAGCTGCATTCACTGATATTGTAGCTAGTACATTTACAAATGGAACTGTTGCAACAGCTTCTCTTTTGTTTATTCCTTTGGCTATTTTATTTGGATTCTTTGTTTATAGGAGAAATGCTAATTTAGGATTATCTTCAGTTGCAGGAATTATTTTATTAATTGTGTGTATTGGAATAGGGATTAATTTTCCAATTCATATGAGTAAGAATTTTTGGCGTGGATTTGTGTTAGTTTATATTTTTGTAGCATCAGTTTCCCCAGTTTGGATTTTATTACAACCAAGGGATTATCTAAATAGCTTTTTATTATATTTTGTAATTATAGCTTCAGCAGTTGGAATTTTATTTACAAACCCAACTATTACATTGCCAGCTTTTACAGGATTTAAAAATCCATTTAATGGTCAGACAATTTTCCCTTATTTATTTATTACAGTTGCTTGTGGTGCTATTTCTGGATTTCATAGTTTAGTTGGATCAGGAAGTTCATCAAAACAGCTTGATAATGAAAAGGATGCTAAATTAGTTGGGTACGGAGCAATGCTAATTGAATGTTGTTTAGCAATAATTGCGTTAATTGCAGTGGCAATATTATTTAAAGATGGTCACATGCCTAAAGGGAATCCATTTGTTGTTTATGCAGGGGCCATTGCAGGAACATTTAAAAATTTAGGTTTAGGGGAAAATGCAATGAAGATATCTTATACAGTTATTTCTTTATCATTTTCAGCATTTGCCATTACTTCTTTAGATACAGGAGCAAGGCTTGCAAGAGTAGTTTTTCAAGAGATATTTGTATCTGAGAAAAGAAAAATAGAAAAAAGAGAAAGTGTTTTGACAAATTCTTATATGGCAACTTTAATCACTGTTATCTGTGGTGGTGTATTATGTATTGCAGGATATAAAAATGTATGGCCAATATTTGGAGCTTGTAATCAATTAATAGCAGTTCCATGCTTTTTAGCTGTTGGAGTTTGGTTAGCTAAAACAGGAAGAGATAATAGAATGGTTATCATTCCAATGGTATTTATGGTCTTTGCAACTATGACTTCTTTGGTTATGTCTTTTTGGAATAATATGTTAATTTTTAAAGAAGGAAAAGGGAAAATATCCATACATGGGATTCAATCTCTTATGATTATATTTATTTTTGTACTTGCATTTATGTTATTGTTTGAAGGAATAAAGGTTTTATTAAAGGTTAGAAAAACTTCTTTGGAAAACAATTAATAAGTGTTGAGGGTTCTTTTATATTAATAAAAGGAACCCTCTTTTTTTTATTTTGAAATATGTATTTTCTAGAAAGTTGTGGTATAATTCATATGAAAGGGAAGTTTAAAATAGTATATTAGGAGAAGTGTATGAGAAGAGCAACAGTTATAAGTATTTTTTTAATTATATTTACAATATCTTTTTCACAAAGTAAATTTAAAGATATTCCAAAGGATCATTGGGCATATGAATCTGTTGAGAATTTAATAAAATTAGGGGTGATAGAGGAAAATACATTTGACTTTAAAGGTGATAATTCACTAACTAGATATGAGTTTGCTTATGATTTATCAAAGGCATTAAATAAAATTAATCTAGAAAAAGCTGATCAAAAAGAACTAGATATTTTAACTAGTATTATTGGAGATTTTTCTGAAGAACTTAATAAAACAGGATTTGACAGAATTTCATTTGAAAAGAAATTAAATGATGTTCAAATTAATATTAAAAATCTAACAAAACAAATGGAAATCAATAAAGTTAAATTGGATACTATGGAGAAAAGATTAAAAATAATAGAACGGGAATTAAACTTAGATTAAAGGATTTTAAAATTTTATAACAAGGAGAGAGGAATGAATAAATTAAAATTGGACTTATCAAAAATATTAGATTATGTTGCTGAGGAAGAAATAATGGCTATGGAGTCAGAAATTACAAGTGCTTCTAAAGTTCTTTCTGATGGAACTGGAGAAGGAAACAGCTTTTTAGGTTGGATGGATTTACCAACAAATTATGACAAAGAAGAGTTTGCTAGAATAGAAAAAGCTGCTGATAAAATAAAAAGTAATTCTGATGTTTTAATTATAATTGGAATTGGAGGTTCTTATTTAGGAGCAAGAGCTGCCATTGATATGTTAAATCACACTTTTTATAATAAACTTTCCAAGGAAGAAAGAAAAGCTCCAGAAATTTATTTTGCTGGAAATAGTATTTCAGCAGCTTACTTAAAACATTTAATTGAAATTGTGGGGGACAGAGATTTTTCAGTAAATGTTATTTCAAAATCTGGAACTACCACAGAGCCTGCAATAGCTTTCAGAATATTTAAAAATATGTTAGAAAAGAAATATGGTATTCAAGGTTCAAAGGAAAGAATTTTTGCAACTACAGATTCATCTAAAGGTGCTTTGAAAAAATTAGCTTTGGAAGAGGGATATGAATCCTTTGTTATACCTGATAATGTTGGAGGAAGATTCTCAGTTCTTACTCCAGTTGGATTACTTCCAATTGCAGCTTCAGGAGTTAATATTAAAGAATTAATGGATGGTGCCAAGGAAGCTCAAGAGGATTATAAAAAAGATTTTAAAGAAAATGACTGTTATAAATATGCAGCAGTTAGAAATATTTTATATAGAAAAGGTAAATTAATAGAACTTATGATAAACTATGAACCAAAACTTCATTATATAGGTGAATGGTGGAAACAATTATTTGGAGAATCAGAGGGAAAAGATGGGAAGGGAATATTCCCAGCTGCAGTTGATTTAAGTACTGATTTACACTCAATGGGTCAATATATTCAAGATGGAGAAAGAATATTATTTGAAACATTATTAGATGTGGAAGAAAAAGAAGAAGATGTTGAAATTCCATTTGATAAAGCTGATTTAGATGGATTAAACTATCTTGCAGGTAAGGGAATGAACTTTGTAAATGAAAAGGCAAAGGAGGGAACACAACTTGCACATATAGATGGAGGTGTACCTAACATAAGAATATGTATTCCAAAATTTGATGCATTTAGTTTAGGGTATTTATTCTATTTCTTTGAAAAAGCTTGTGGAGTAAGTGGATATACATTAGGTGTTAATCCATTTAATCAACCAGGAGTTGAAGCTTATAAGAAAAATATGTTTGCTTTACTTGGGAAACCAGGATTTGAAAAGGAAGCTAAAATTTTAAATGAAAGATTAAAAAAATAAATAAAGTAAGGGTGATAGCATGTTGTATAAAAAAACTAATGGATGGGAAAGTGTTTCTCCTGAAAAATTTGAAAAAATATTTGCAATGGGAGAAGAGTACAAAAAAGTTTTAGACTTAGGTAAAACTGAAAGGGAATTTGTAGATCTAGCTGAAGAATTAGCAAAGGAATGTGGATTTGTAGATGCAAGATATAAAGAAATTCTAACTCCAGGGGATAAAGTTTACTATATTAATAGAAACAAAAATATAGCTTTAGCCATTATAGGTGAAGAAGAAATATTACATGGTATAAACTATGTAGTATCCCACATTGATTCTCCAAGATTAGATTTAAAGCAAAATCCTCTTTATGAAGAGTTTGATTTAGCCTATATGAAGACTCAGTATTATGGGGGAATAAAAAAATATCAATGGACTGCAATTCCATTGGCCTTACACGGTATAGTAGTGCTTGGAAATGGAGAAAAAGTAAAAATATCAATAGGGGAACATGAAGGGGACCCAGTTTTTACAGTTCCAGATATTTTACCTCATTTAGATAGAATAATCCAAGGGGATAGAAAAGCTAGGGAAGTTATAAAAGGTGAAGAATTACAAATAATAGTAGGTTCAATGCCAGCTATGGTAAAAGATAAGGAAATAAAAGATTTGGTTAAGTATTCTATACTAGAAAGACTTAATAAAATTTATGGAATGGAAGAGGAAGATTTTATTTCTGCAGAGTTGGAATTAGTTCCTAGTCAAAGAGCAAGGGA comes from Fusobacterium sp. IOR10 and encodes:
- a CDS encoding Na+/H+ antiporter NhaC family protein, yielding MESYGFLSIIPIIVAVAMAIKTKNVIVSLFSSVFLGVLMLNSYNPLLSTKILIKGFFVPQLTDSYNAGVIVLMVFIGGFIELMMASGGAYAFAQAVGHYIDSKKKVQMAAYFTGIMIFFSDLGTPLIVGPIFAPFFRKLKVSKEKLAYILDSTASPVAVLVPFIGWGVFVIGLLQKEFKNLGLELSDYQSFIKAIPYNAYPILAITMIPMITLLGFDFGLMKKFDHESSEKYLAEENEEGAKSKYYVENAKPIFVWLPILVLLFTLFGMLGIKFLTTKVSGSEFRAALSSGYLYAAVVLMMLMLINKTKKFKEIFKIYLNGMCKMTEIAIILILAWTLGTINKHLGSADYIVGFIKDINLNAGYIPIITFILGCIVSFATGSSWGTFSILIPIVVPMAVATGAPLYATIGAVLSGGLFGDHVSPISDTTILASAGAGCEHIDHVKTQMNYAIVNAIIAIVFFGINGFVPISSSILIAIGVQFIVILLIKIKTKD
- the argH gene encoding argininosuccinate lyase; amino-acid sequence: MQYFSGRFKEKADDLILDFHSSIKFDKRLYRYDIMGSIAHVRGLGKQNIIKMDESKKIEETLREILEEMDQGKIEFSIEYEDIHMNVEKILIDKIGDLGKKLHTGRSRNDQVALDMKLFAKDEVKKIQSYTVELIEILMDFAKNNKHTYMPGFTHLQKAQPISFSHYVLAYVEMFRRDYERLENSFKLMNTSPLGSAALAGTTYPLDRNYTSEILGFSNPTWNSMDGVSDRDYLLEIMSDLSIIMVHLSRFSEEIITYCSNDYGYIELSDAFSTGSSIMPQKKNPDAAELIRGKSGRVIGDMTGFFTTMKGLPLAYNKDMQEDKEAFFDVVDSVKGCFTVFNGMVKTMTVNKDKMYNACKHGYINATDVADYLTEKEMSFRDAYKLTGAMVSYGIDNKKALDDFSMEEFHKFSKLFQKDIYEKISIKYCVEKRTTLGGPGSESVTKHMENVEEFLSQAIKSLKGYKLNSIL
- a CDS encoding carbon starvation protein A, translating into MNGITMLGGAIVIFLIAYVTYGSWLGKKLGIDPKNPTPAHVKNGQGDFVPTKSPILLGHHFASIAGAGPIVGPIQAAVFGWVPVFLWIVLGGIFFGGVQDYSSIVISVKHEGKSLGEIIEHYLGHKCKMLFSIFVWLVLLLVIAAFTDIVASTFTNGTVATASLLFIPLAILFGFFVYRRNANLGLSSVAGIILLIVCIGIGINFPIHMSKNFWRGFVLVYIFVASVSPVWILLQPRDYLNSFLLYFVIIASAVGILFTNPTITLPAFTGFKNPFNGQTIFPYLFITVACGAISGFHSLVGSGSSSKQLDNEKDAKLVGYGAMLIECCLAIIALIAVAILFKDGHMPKGNPFVVYAGAIAGTFKNLGLGENAMKISYTVISLSFSAFAITSLDTGARLARVVFQEIFVSEKRKIEKRESVLTNSYMATLITVICGGVLCIAGYKNVWPIFGACNQLIAVPCFLAVGVWLAKTGRDNRMVIIPMVFMVFATMTSLVMSFWNNMLIFKEGKGKISIHGIQSLMIIFIFVLAFMLLFEGIKVLLKVRKTSLENN
- a CDS encoding S-layer homology domain-containing protein codes for the protein MRRATVISIFLIIFTISFSQSKFKDIPKDHWAYESVENLIKLGVIEENTFDFKGDNSLTRYEFAYDLSKALNKINLEKADQKELDILTSIIGDFSEELNKTGFDRISFEKKLNDVQINIKNLTKQMEINKVKLDTMEKRLKIIERELNLD
- a CDS encoding glucose-6-phosphate isomerase yields the protein MNKLKLDLSKILDYVAEEEIMAMESEITSASKVLSDGTGEGNSFLGWMDLPTNYDKEEFARIEKAADKIKSNSDVLIIIGIGGSYLGARAAIDMLNHTFYNKLSKEERKAPEIYFAGNSISAAYLKHLIEIVGDRDFSVNVISKSGTTTEPAIAFRIFKNMLEKKYGIQGSKERIFATTDSSKGALKKLALEEGYESFVIPDNVGGRFSVLTPVGLLPIAASGVNIKELMDGAKEAQEDYKKDFKENDCYKYAAVRNILYRKGKLIELMINYEPKLHYIGEWWKQLFGESEGKDGKGIFPAAVDLSTDLHSMGQYIQDGERILFETLLDVEEKEEDVEIPFDKADLDGLNYLAGKGMNFVNEKAKEGTQLAHIDGGVPNIRICIPKFDAFSLGYLFYFFEKACGVSGYTLGVNPFNQPGVEAYKKNMFALLGKPGFEKEAKILNERLKK
- a CDS encoding aminopeptidase, encoding MLYKKTNGWESVSPEKFEKIFAMGEEYKKVLDLGKTEREFVDLAEELAKECGFVDARYKEILTPGDKVYYINRNKNIALAIIGEEEILHGINYVVSHIDSPRLDLKQNPLYEEFDLAYMKTQYYGGIKKYQWTAIPLALHGIVVLGNGEKVKISIGEHEGDPVFTVPDILPHLDRIIQGDRKAREVIKGEELQIIVGSMPAMVKDKEIKDLVKYSILERLNKIYGMEEEDFISAELELVPSQRARDIGIDRSMIGAYGQDDRICAYASLKAILDIKEVPRKTSVCFLADKEETGSDGSTGLQSEYLEYFTSDLISKIKQSYSELYLKKTFWNSRALSSDVTAGIDPIFKGVHDEQNAPKLNYGVVIMKYTGSGGKYSTNDSDAEYVGEIRGMLNKNNIKWQTGTLGKVDEGGGGTVAKYLSQKGISTIDIGPALLGMHSPFEISSKLDVYETYKAYKVFFREDIENKKKYIEKSNKIYL